From Novipirellula artificiosorum, the proteins below share one genomic window:
- a CDS encoding efflux RND transporter permease subunit, whose product MNQRRTRYAKWTLGLMACAAPLILFAAISALRSTSNDPRQWLPKSFDETDTYDWFGEHFGSDEIAVVSWPGCTIKDPRVPKVADAISASPYFDRVLTGPSVLADLTSPPSGMSRGSALRRLRGILVNPDTETTCLILSTSLAGQADRVEAIKQLEQIAASESGVLASELRLAGPTVDAAAIDIESRRLLFQLAGFSALLSFLVASFRMRSVRLAVIVLIVAVYSTGVALAILYLSGSKMNLLMTMLPPLIYVLSISSAVHLANYYRDSANTPRCQDPLRTAIAHGWLPCVLAATTTAIGLVSLVMSKIEPIQSFGLYSALGVISSMVVLFTMLPAALHLFPPKVESGATNESSAGTRSQQYMGWVNRHHWLLLMGCLAVMAFCGWGLPYVKSTVKLQDRFLPGSDAIEDYRWLESNIGPMVPLEVVIRFGKEDPRDTSQQLQVVARVQSKIHGSNESVATMSAVNLSSALPSGSSLREVMERKIINSPQTIQRLTDSHFIAETDGERLWRITVRAPAIGDLDYGQFAESLRQRIAPLLSEQNATGTFTGVIPLIYKAQRQLLQDLFRSFIAAFAVIGVVLVLVLRSVTAAMLAMIPNLFPAVVVFGGLEWIDIPIQIGSVMTASAALGIAVDDTVHFLTWFRRGVHQGLTRAAALEDAFNRCAGAMAHTTLICASGLLVFAASSFVPILHFAWLMVALLLSALVGDLVLLPSILAGPLGKRFETRTTD is encoded by the coding sequence GTGAATCAGCGACGGACGCGCTACGCCAAATGGACGCTTGGGTTGATGGCCTGCGCCGCACCGCTGATTCTGTTTGCCGCGATCTCGGCTCTACGAAGTACGTCAAACGATCCTCGTCAATGGCTACCCAAATCGTTTGACGAAACGGATACCTATGATTGGTTCGGCGAGCACTTTGGAAGTGACGAAATCGCGGTCGTCAGTTGGCCCGGCTGCACGATCAAGGATCCACGTGTGCCAAAGGTCGCGGATGCGATTTCTGCGTCACCTTACTTTGACCGCGTCTTGACCGGTCCCAGCGTGCTGGCGGATTTGACATCGCCTCCGAGTGGCATGAGTCGCGGGTCGGCACTGCGGCGACTACGAGGAATTTTGGTCAATCCGGACACCGAAACGACTTGCTTGATTCTTTCGACTTCGCTTGCCGGTCAAGCGGATCGCGTGGAAGCGATCAAGCAACTTGAACAAATCGCTGCGTCGGAGTCTGGGGTACTTGCCAGCGAACTTCGCTTAGCGGGGCCTACGGTGGATGCAGCCGCCATTGATATCGAGAGTCGCCGTTTGTTGTTTCAGCTAGCAGGTTTCTCGGCGCTGTTATCGTTTCTCGTTGCGTCGTTTCGAATGCGCAGTGTTCGATTGGCGGTGATTGTCTTGATCGTAGCGGTCTACAGCACGGGGGTGGCATTAGCGATTCTGTATCTCAGCGGTAGCAAGATGAACTTGCTGATGACGATGTTGCCGCCGCTGATTTATGTCTTGAGTATTTCCTCGGCTGTCCACTTGGCCAACTATTATCGCGATTCGGCTAACACCCCTCGGTGCCAAGATCCGCTGCGGACCGCGATTGCCCACGGTTGGCTGCCGTGTGTTCTGGCGGCAACGACCACTGCGATCGGATTGGTTTCACTCGTCATGAGCAAGATCGAACCGATCCAATCGTTTGGACTCTATTCTGCCTTGGGAGTGATCTCAAGCATGGTGGTCCTATTCACGATGTTGCCAGCGGCCTTGCATTTATTTCCCCCCAAGGTTGAATCGGGCGCGACAAACGAATCCAGTGCAGGGACACGAAGTCAGCAATACATGGGATGGGTCAACCGACACCATTGGCTGTTGCTGATGGGCTGCTTAGCCGTGATGGCATTTTGTGGATGGGGGCTGCCATACGTTAAATCGACCGTAAAGCTGCAAGATCGGTTCCTGCCCGGCAGTGATGCGATTGAGGATTACCGATGGCTTGAATCCAACATTGGCCCGATGGTCCCGTTGGAGGTCGTCATTCGGTTTGGCAAGGAGGATCCACGAGACACGTCACAGCAATTGCAAGTCGTGGCGAGGGTTCAGAGCAAAATCCACGGGTCGAATGAATCGGTGGCAACGATGTCCGCTGTGAATCTATCATCGGCGCTGCCGTCGGGAAGCAGTCTGCGAGAAGTCATGGAGCGGAAGATCATCAATAGCCCTCAAACGATTCAACGATTGACGGACTCGCATTTTATCGCTGAAACCGATGGCGAGCGGCTTTGGCGAATCACCGTCCGCGCGCCGGCGATCGGCGATTTGGACTATGGTCAGTTTGCCGAGTCGTTGCGTCAGCGCATTGCGCCGCTGCTATCCGAGCAGAACGCGACCGGCACGTTCACCGGCGTGATCCCGCTGATTTACAAGGCCCAACGACAATTGTTGCAGGATCTGTTTCGCAGCTTCATCGCCGCGTTCGCCGTAATTGGTGTCGTCCTCGTGTTGGTACTACGGAGCGTCACGGCTGCGATGTTGGCCATGATTCCGAACCTGTTTCCAGCGGTGGTCGTTTTCGGAGGCCTGGAATGGATTGACATTCCCATCCAGATCGGATCGGTGATGACCGCCAGCGCAGCGTTGGGGATCGCAGTGGACGACACCGTTCACTTTCTGACCTGGTTTCGTCGAGGGGTCCATCAAGGATTGACGCGTGCAGCTGCTCTTGAAGATGCCTTCAATCGCTGCGCCGGTGCGATGGCTCACACGACGCTGATCTGTGCCAGCGGTTTACTGGTCTTTGCAGCCAGTTCGTTCGTTCCGATCTTGCACTTTGCGTGGTTGATGGTTGCGTTACTGCTGTCGGCGCTCGTTGGCGACTTGGTTTTGCTTCCATCCATTTTAGCCGGACCACTCGGCAAGCGTTTCGAAACTCGCACCACCGACTAA
- a CDS encoding serine hydrolase domain-containing protein — MYRQHQAPPEIAGTVEPGFESVRVEFERNFRDRGERGAACTLFHQGRKVVHLWGGQQCAEGGHPWTPETLTLCFSVTKGMAAAAMAVAHSQGLFDLETPVAEHWPDFAQANKHRITIRQLLAHQAGLITTGRPLSTEELSDHDAMAEIIAAQSPQWDPGTRHGYHTLTLGWYQNELLRRVDPQGRSLGVYFQDEVATPLGVEFYIGLPEDISPNRVSTIKGFHRLEMLGHLNELPPMMVLSGIWPGSLVSKSIRTLRLQNPADMSGPEYRGLEIPSANGIGTASAVAKIYDCLARGGKELGIKGSTWHELVAPAISPRDGLYDAILKIDTRYHFGFSRPSRGFQFGSDHRAFGCPGAGGSFGMGDPTLQLGFAYLTNKMGFRLSDDPREKAVRDACYACLAQTGETRRVA; from the coding sequence ATGTACCGTCAGCATCAAGCCCCCCCAGAAATCGCCGGCACCGTCGAGCCAGGTTTCGAGAGCGTTCGAGTCGAATTTGAACGTAATTTTCGCGATCGTGGTGAACGCGGCGCCGCCTGTACGTTGTTTCATCAAGGCAGGAAGGTCGTCCATTTATGGGGTGGCCAACAGTGTGCCGAGGGCGGACACCCCTGGACTCCCGAGACCTTGACACTGTGCTTCTCTGTCACAAAAGGTATGGCGGCTGCAGCCATGGCGGTCGCACACAGCCAGGGGCTGTTCGATTTAGAAACCCCGGTTGCTGAGCATTGGCCAGATTTTGCCCAGGCGAACAAGCATCGAATTACGATTCGCCAATTGTTGGCCCATCAAGCGGGCTTGATCACCACAGGCCGTCCGCTTTCGACCGAGGAGTTATCCGATCACGACGCGATGGCCGAAATCATCGCGGCCCAAAGCCCCCAGTGGGATCCTGGAACACGGCATGGGTATCACACACTGACGCTCGGTTGGTATCAAAACGAACTGTTGCGTCGAGTCGATCCACAAGGCCGTAGCCTCGGAGTCTACTTTCAAGACGAAGTGGCCACGCCGCTTGGCGTCGAGTTCTACATCGGGCTTCCCGAGGACATTTCGCCCAACCGAGTGAGCACGATCAAGGGGTTCCACCGCCTTGAAATGCTCGGGCATCTGAACGAGTTACCACCGATGATGGTGTTGTCGGGGATTTGGCCGGGATCCTTGGTTTCGAAATCCATACGGACCCTGCGGCTGCAAAATCCCGCTGACATGAGTGGCCCCGAGTACCGAGGGCTCGAAATCCCTTCGGCCAATGGGATTGGAACGGCCTCGGCCGTAGCCAAAATCTATGACTGCTTGGCACGTGGCGGCAAGGAACTCGGCATCAAGGGATCGACGTGGCACGAGTTGGTCGCCCCGGCAATTTCGCCGCGAGACGGACTGTACGATGCGATTTTGAAGATCGACACGCGTTACCATTTCGGCTTTTCACGGCCGAGCCGTGGCTTCCAATTTGGCAGCGATCACCGCGCGTTTGGATGTCCTGGGGCGGGCGGTTCTTTTGGGATGGGGGACCCCACGTTACAGCTTGGGTTCGCCTACCTGACGAACAAGATGGGGTTTCGCTTGTCGGACGACCCAAGGGAAAAAGCCGTTCGCGATGCGTGCTATGCCTGTTTGGCTCAAACAGGCGAAACACGCAGGGTCGCTTAG
- a CDS encoding DUF1571 domain-containing protein — MIQSTRSFCFIFVMMFLFDTSFSPISAQQATTVSSVNRLQSNTEHPLDPALEMAEASLQHVRADVRDYRALFVKRCRVDGVLPELQYAQVKIRNRKVDGGQITTPLSVYLNFLKPDAVAGREVIWVEGQNEGRMVAHESGLKGMINVNLDPNGYLAMRGQRHPITDIGIENLLVKLIETGQRERQYGECEVQFYPNAKIKDIACTMLQVVHPVKRPHFEFYTARVYFDNEQRMPIRYESWSWPTTAGGDPVLEEEYTYLDVKVNEGMTNLDFDIRNPAYQFR, encoded by the coding sequence ATGATTCAATCAACACGCTCGTTTTGTTTCATCTTTGTGATGATGTTCCTGTTCGACACTTCGTTTTCCCCCATTTCAGCGCAGCAGGCCACGACGGTTTCCAGCGTCAATCGTCTGCAATCCAACACCGAGCATCCGCTCGATCCCGCTCTGGAAATGGCGGAAGCGAGCCTCCAGCACGTTCGGGCTGATGTTCGCGATTACCGTGCCTTGTTCGTCAAGCGGTGCCGCGTTGATGGTGTATTGCCGGAGCTCCAGTATGCCCAAGTGAAGATCCGAAATCGCAAGGTCGACGGTGGCCAAATCACGACTCCCTTGTCGGTCTACCTCAACTTTCTCAAACCGGATGCCGTCGCAGGGCGAGAAGTGATTTGGGTCGAAGGCCAAAACGAGGGCAGGATGGTCGCTCACGAATCAGGCCTGAAAGGCATGATCAACGTCAACCTGGACCCGAATGGCTATTTGGCAATGCGTGGTCAGCGGCATCCGATCACCGACATCGGGATCGAGAATTTACTGGTCAAACTGATCGAAACCGGCCAGCGTGAACGGCAGTACGGCGAGTGTGAAGTTCAGTTTTATCCCAACGCAAAGATCAAGGACATCGCCTGCACCATGTTGCAGGTGGTTCATCCCGTCAAGCGACCTCACTTCGAGTTCTACACGGCGCGAGTGTACTTCGACAACGAACAGAGGATGCCGATCCGTTATGAGTCGTGGTCATGGCCGACCACGGCGGGTGGCGATCCCGTTCTTGAAGAGGAATACACGTATTTGGACGTCAAAGTGAATGAGGGCATGACGAATCTCGATTTTGACATCCGTAACCCGGCCTATCAATTCCGCTAG
- the folD gene encoding bifunctional methylenetetrahydrofolate dehydrogenase/methenyltetrahydrofolate cyclohydrolase FolD — protein MTAEILDGKRIAAEIRAEVAEEVEKTRFALKRPFHPCLVAVLVGEDPASQVYVRNKQRACEKAGIEGRTHRLPVDATQQQLMDLVQQLNEDPSVHGILVQLPLPKTGGGDSGFDERAVLDAIDPLKDVDAFSPVNVGLLMQGRARFLPCTPHGIVQLLHRSQISVAGKHVVVVGRSDIVGKPMAMMLAQRNSSCGRDVANATVTIAHSRTEDLGAMCRSADCLIAAVGVPEMIQGDMIKPGAVVIDVGINRVDGRLVGDVAFEQAKQVASAITPVPGGVGPLTIAMLLHNTVLAAKLQLPSTLP, from the coding sequence ATGACCGCGGAAATACTGGATGGAAAACGAATCGCTGCCGAAATTCGAGCGGAAGTGGCTGAGGAGGTCGAAAAGACTCGTTTTGCGCTCAAACGTCCTTTTCACCCCTGCCTCGTCGCTGTCCTGGTCGGCGAAGATCCGGCCAGCCAGGTGTACGTCCGCAACAAGCAGCGGGCTTGTGAAAAGGCTGGGATCGAGGGCCGAACCCACCGCTTACCGGTCGACGCGACCCAGCAGCAGTTGATGGATTTGGTCCAGCAATTGAACGAGGATCCTTCCGTCCACGGCATCTTGGTGCAGCTGCCGCTTCCCAAAACCGGTGGCGGAGACTCTGGCTTCGACGAACGAGCGGTACTCGACGCGATCGATCCGCTCAAAGACGTCGATGCCTTTTCACCGGTGAATGTCGGGCTGCTGATGCAAGGCCGAGCCCGTTTTCTACCCTGTACACCGCACGGGATCGTCCAACTGCTGCATCGCAGTCAGATCTCGGTCGCGGGGAAGCACGTGGTGGTCGTTGGCCGAAGCGATATTGTGGGTAAGCCGATGGCCATGATGTTGGCCCAGCGCAACAGCAGCTGTGGCCGTGACGTGGCTAACGCAACGGTGACGATTGCTCACAGTCGCACGGAGGATCTCGGCGCGATGTGCCGCTCGGCGGATTGTTTGATCGCAGCCGTCGGAGTACCGGAAATGATCCAAGGCGATATGATCAAGCCCGGCGCGGTTGTGATCGACGTTGGAATCAATCGCGTTGACGGTCGACTGGTCGGAGATGTCGCTTTCGAGCAAGCCAAGCAAGTCGCGTCCGCGATCACGCCGGTTCCTGGCGGTGTCGGTCCGCTGACGATCGCGATGCTGTTGCACAATACGGTGCTCGCAGCAAAGCTGCAGCTCCCTTCGACACTCCCCTGA
- a CDS encoding chorismate synthase codes for MEILGGPLFGVAGAGESHGPAVTTIVFGCPPGQYLRRTDVQPFLDRRRPGGNRHGTPRNEKDKVVFLSGIYQDDTTRLLNGATVTVNVDGATFESEGFEEGYTTGEPIAAIVLSTSKKSADYTQFTGPTGEVRPGHTDLVKYHQSGGFVDIRGGGRSSYRVTISDVVGGSIARIVLAQNFGTAILSSISQVGSLMAKQSLASRVADLMKGNVSVPIERTEIASIENMLAAATIQSIDAEFADEAAELIKQTRIKGDSVGAMVEVVAVNVPPLLGDPLYESLKLRLMGSLGGINAAESVEVGAGRDVVARFGSENNDPIRSRGYTRNSHGGMIGGITTGMPLVMRVGFKPTSTINLPQKSVRKNLEEIDFELDKGRHDPCVGVRAGVTIESRVAIELLNAARMHQSRHLPPNLSKLF; via the coding sequence ATGGAAATACTTGGTGGCCCCCTTTTCGGTGTTGCCGGCGCTGGTGAATCTCATGGTCCCGCGGTGACGACGATTGTGTTCGGTTGCCCTCCCGGTCAATACCTCCGTCGCACCGATGTGCAGCCTTTTCTCGATCGTCGTCGACCAGGCGGAAATCGCCATGGAACGCCTCGTAACGAAAAGGATAAAGTTGTTTTCTTGTCGGGGATCTATCAAGACGACACCACTCGATTGCTCAACGGAGCAACCGTGACCGTCAACGTGGATGGAGCAACCTTTGAAAGTGAAGGCTTCGAAGAAGGCTACACGACGGGTGAGCCGATCGCTGCGATTGTGCTTTCAACCTCCAAAAAGTCGGCTGACTACACCCAGTTCACCGGGCCGACCGGAGAGGTCCGTCCAGGACACACCGATCTTGTAAAATACCATCAATCCGGTGGCTTTGTAGACATTCGTGGCGGGGGACGATCGAGTTACCGAGTCACGATTTCCGATGTCGTGGGGGGATCGATTGCCCGCATTGTCTTGGCGCAGAATTTTGGAACAGCGATTCTGTCGTCAATTTCACAAGTCGGTTCCTTGATGGCGAAACAAAGTCTTGCGTCGCGAGTCGCGGACTTGATGAAAGGTAACGTTAGCGTGCCGATCGAGCGAACCGAAATCGCATCCATCGAAAACATGCTGGCCGCTGCCACTATCCAATCGATCGACGCCGAATTTGCCGACGAAGCGGCTGAATTGATCAAACAGACGCGGATCAAGGGCGATTCCGTGGGAGCGATGGTTGAGGTGGTTGCCGTCAATGTGCCGCCGCTACTCGGTGATCCGCTTTACGAAAGCTTGAAGCTTCGGTTGATGGGATCGCTGGGTGGGATCAACGCGGCAGAATCGGTTGAAGTCGGTGCAGGGCGAGACGTGGTCGCCCGATTTGGAAGCGAAAACAATGACCCCATCCGCAGTCGCGGGTACACGCGTAACAGCCACGGCGGAATGATTGGCGGGATCACGACCGGCATGCCGCTGGTGATGCGAGTCGGATTTAAACCGACGTCGACGATCAATTTGCCACAAAAGTCCGTTCGAAAGAACCTGGAAGAAATTGACTTCGAGCTCGACAAAGGACGTCATGACCCCTGCGTCGGCGTCCGAGCGGGTGTCACGATCGAATCCCGCGTCGCCATCGAACTGCTCAACGCGGCTCGGATGCACCAATCCCGTCATCTGCCGCCGAACCTATCGAAGCTGTTCTAG
- a CDS encoding HdeD family acid-resistance protein, translating to MTDSPQTLHKPEIFRALSKIWWLPLLRGIFLILLGLYAFLSPGMTIAALAQVLGFFLILDGVIAVIAGITGEVPSRGWIIIRGLVAIVIGIFVFANPVIVAGLTAMTIMYLIAFSAIFTGVMEIISTIRDHKEIEGDFGFILGGILSIVFGVLLLMSPFFFGMVMVRVLGIAAIVVGIAMATLAFRLKGLEKKIEARVAETNAGSQSAAAEEDA from the coding sequence ATGACCGACTCACCCCAAACTCTGCATAAGCCGGAGATTTTTCGAGCATTAAGTAAGATCTGGTGGTTACCACTGCTTCGTGGCATCTTCCTAATCCTTCTCGGTCTGTATGCGTTCTTGAGTCCAGGCATGACGATCGCCGCGCTCGCACAAGTGCTGGGCTTCTTTCTGATTCTCGACGGTGTCATTGCCGTCATCGCTGGGATCACGGGTGAAGTCCCTTCGCGGGGCTGGATCATCATCCGCGGTTTGGTCGCCATCGTGATCGGGATTTTTGTATTCGCAAACCCCGTCATCGTTGCCGGTTTGACGGCGATGACGATCATGTACTTGATTGCCTTCTCCGCGATTTTCACTGGCGTGATGGAAATCATCTCCACGATTCGCGACCACAAGGAAATCGAAGGAGACTTTGGTTTTATCCTCGGCGGTATTTTATCGATCGTGTTTGGTGTCTTGCTGCTGATGTCTCCGTTCTTTTTCGGGATGGTGATGGTTCGCGTGTTGGGGATCGCGGCAATCGTGGTCGGAATCGCAATGGCGACCCTCGCGTTCCGACTCAAGGGACTCGAAAAGAAGATCGAAGCAAGAGTTGCCGAAACGAACGCCGGCAGCCAAAGTGCTGCTGCCGAAGAAGATGCCTAA
- a CDS encoding NADPH-dependent assimilatory sulfite reductase hemoprotein subunit: MSTDTPKLHANEALKEESNFLRGTIQQELAESTDQFNKGNLQLLKFHGTYQQDDRDARATAKKTGGGKEYSMMVRCRIPGGRITSDQLLAQLDLCDELGNATLKITTRQTLQLHCIKKQDLHAAIQRINHVQLSTLAACGDVNRNIMCCPAKRTGSVHAELEKLTDDLTVALAPQTPAYHELWVADPETGEKTLEGGGPAVEPLYGPRYLPRKFKVGIALPEDNCIDIYTQDLGFLAVVRDHKIIGYNVLVGGGMGTTPSAKKTFPALAKRMAFAKPDQAIEVAKAVLKVQRDYGNREDRKVARMKYLIANWGIEKFRRAVEEYFGQPLADCTEDEVTGFDDHMGWQEQGDGKWSYGLNIENGRLYDNENHQLKAALRAICNEFKTELRMTGHQSIIVTDIEERDKDKLISLIQQHHTPTTEQTSTVRRWSIACVALPTCGLAITESERRLPTIIDKLEQPLAKLGLDKERFTLRMTGCPNGCARPYNADLALVGKAKDKYTLFVGGGWLGNRLAYVYKDLVADDVVVDELIAIFAAFKANREPDESLGDFCARVGRDDLETLAAAAPRP; encoded by the coding sequence ATGTCTACCGATACCCCAAAACTGCACGCCAACGAAGCCCTCAAGGAAGAAAGCAACTTTCTGCGAGGGACGATCCAGCAGGAGTTGGCCGAGTCGACCGATCAATTCAACAAAGGCAACCTGCAACTGCTGAAGTTCCACGGAACGTACCAGCAAGACGACCGCGACGCACGGGCAACCGCGAAAAAGACCGGTGGCGGAAAGGAGTATTCGATGATGGTTCGCTGTCGGATTCCGGGCGGCCGAATCACTTCGGATCAGTTGTTGGCTCAATTGGATCTGTGCGACGAACTTGGCAACGCGACGCTAAAAATCACAACTCGTCAAACGTTGCAACTGCACTGCATCAAGAAACAGGACCTTCACGCGGCAATCCAGCGGATCAACCACGTTCAGCTCTCCACGTTGGCGGCTTGTGGTGACGTCAACCGAAACATCATGTGCTGTCCCGCGAAACGCACGGGCAGCGTCCATGCCGAGCTTGAAAAACTAACCGACGATCTGACCGTTGCCCTGGCTCCCCAAACGCCGGCGTATCACGAGCTTTGGGTTGCAGATCCCGAAACAGGGGAAAAAACGCTGGAAGGCGGCGGCCCCGCGGTCGAACCCCTTTATGGGCCACGCTACTTGCCGCGTAAATTCAAGGTCGGCATCGCGTTGCCGGAAGACAATTGCATCGACATTTACACACAAGACCTCGGCTTTTTGGCAGTGGTTCGCGATCACAAAATCATCGGCTACAACGTGTTGGTCGGTGGGGGAATGGGGACCACTCCCTCGGCCAAAAAGACGTTTCCTGCGCTCGCCAAACGGATGGCATTTGCGAAACCGGACCAGGCCATCGAGGTCGCCAAGGCCGTTTTGAAGGTGCAGCGAGATTATGGCAATCGCGAAGATCGTAAGGTCGCCCGGATGAAGTATTTGATTGCGAATTGGGGTATCGAAAAATTCCGTCGTGCGGTGGAAGAGTATTTTGGCCAGCCCCTTGCCGATTGCACCGAAGACGAGGTGACCGGATTTGACGATCACATGGGTTGGCAAGAACAGGGTGACGGTAAATGGTCGTACGGCCTCAATATCGAAAATGGGCGTTTGTACGACAACGAAAACCATCAGCTCAAAGCGGCTCTGCGAGCGATCTGTAATGAGTTCAAGACGGAACTTCGTATGACCGGTCATCAAAGCATCATCGTGACCGATATTGAGGAACGCGACAAAGACAAGCTGATTTCGCTGATCCAACAGCATCACACGCCCACGACCGAGCAAACCAGCACCGTGCGCCGCTGGTCGATCGCTTGTGTTGCTTTGCCGACATGCGGATTGGCGATCACCGAAAGCGAGCGACGATTGCCAACGATCATCGACAAACTCGAGCAACCACTCGCGAAACTCGGGCTCGATAAGGAACGTTTTACGCTGCGAATGACGGGATGCCCCAACGGCTGCGCACGGCCGTACAACGCAGACTTGGCGCTTGTCGGCAAAGCAAAGGACAAGTACACGCTTTTTGTGGGCGGCGGATGGCTTGGCAACCGTTTGGCCTATGTCTACAAGGATCTGGTTGCCGACGACGTCGTGGTCGATGAGCTGATCGCAATCTTTGCGGCGTTCAAAGCGAACCGTGAACCCGACGAGTCACTTGGCGATTTTTGTGCCAGGGTTGGCCGAGACGATTTAGAAACGCTCGCTGCTGCGGCGCCACGACCCTAG